The Bradysia coprophila strain Holo2 chromosome IV unlocalized genomic scaffold, BU_Bcop_v1 contig_81, whole genome shotgun sequence genome has a window encoding:
- the LOC119072133 gene encoding uncharacterized protein LOC119072133 codes for MQLLSMNVFTLNDLVLFLINKNVLCNIILILIYRLFVKGHKVVLKPRKKKIVSKTLPKIAPKKPIDFGIDLETPPHQFNPKVDDNCNHSSENPVLVGSIGAQQNGNDFLEDADLNDLPEECAAKKFKLCEPVTSVNAGQHCENENGHKTAGNVQSSKLTYSVECVEAEKDDDLSGDTDLDGPHKRTSARFTENCGYEHGAPCETEDVQTDGKKRTISDKLSENLEIEQSASSSRSQVNGDTSVTDGEERVDDQDGRKITILRIEALSPNRSYRTFTDVDSNEDTSSLTCLPKESDGLVEAINIEALVKGGNPVWEEIISKYELYGSLSKKNRKSVNEAIVQFARVKDIYMDISVMESVSYQICKLFPTEATTNYIMHNGKGYSGSLYNLYHRKRSNDIKEKKELLRDELVEADFDVLEPTESINMLKCDGHDDDVYIDNWKMSFDYRQKKMSEYDSFDDFIHEWPIIKKEIGMSLINLDFIKIHGNRAVPSNNWNLFFSNNWKYIVSSINAKGQCFANKVHKLKESSAKDAALSLVLHYLLPPAFAVGQWKPTYKDSQDTFLKFIKNESMEAVINARNETCMNRGIKWHPYIIGQGRSARKIKTFIVVIHDTQIPCEDFLTALQYCLYLFILLDIPYPPESKAVWLLVNRLFLNVKVESLLTSRICQLINDLK; via the exons ATGCAGTTGTTATCGATGAACG TTTTTACACTGAACGATTTAGTGCtttttttgatcaataaaaatgTGCTGTGCaacatcattttaattttaatttaccgcTTGTTCGTTAAAGGCCACAAGGTTGTTCTCAAACCGAGGAAAAAGAAGATTGTGTCAAAGACATTGCCAAAAATTGCTCCGAAAAAACCAATTGATTTCGGCATTGATCTCGAAACACCACCTCACCAATTTAACCCAAAAGTCGACGACAATTGCAATCATTCGTCGGAAAATCCAGTGCTCGTTGGTAGCATCGGTGCTCAACAAAACGGAAACGATTTTTTAGAGGACGCTGATCTAAACGATCTACCTGAGGAGTGTGCTGCTAAAAAATTTAAGTTGTGTGAGCCAGTAACAAGTGTTAACGCTGGTCAGCATTGTGAAAATGAGAATGGGCATAAGACTGCCGGAAATGTTCAATCGTCGAAATTGACGTATTCTGTTGAATGTGTTGAAGCTGAGAAAGATGACGATTTATCAGGCGATACTGATTTGGATGGTCCGCACAAGCGCACTTCTGCGCGGTTCACTGAAAATTGTGGTTATGAACATGGGGCGCCTTGTGAAACGGAAGACGTCCAAACTGATGGGAAAAAACGAACGATTTCCGACAAGTTGTCTGAAAATCTCGAAATCGAGCAGTCCGCATCG AGTTCACGATCACAAGTGAATGGAGACACAAGCGTGACTGATGGAGAAGAACGAGTCGATGATCAAGATG gaagaaaaattacaatacTCAGAATAGAAGCACTCAGTCCCAATCGATCGTACCGTACATTTACAGACGTTGATTCAAATGAGGACACAAGCAGTCTTACATGTCTACCGAAGGAAAGTGATGGTTTAGTAGAA GCGATTAATATCGAAGCTCTCGTGAAGGGTGGAAACCCAGTGTGGGAAGAGATCATTTCGAAATACGAACTGTACGGATCattgagcaaaaaaaatcgaaaatcagtAAATGAAGCTATCGTTCAGTTTGCTCGAGTAAAGGATATATACATGGATATATCTGTAATGGAAAGTGTATCCTATCAAATCTGCAAACTTTTTCCAACGGAGGCGACG ACCAATTACATTATGCACAACGGCAAAGGATATTCGGGATCGCTATATAATCTGTATCACCGTAAACGAAGCAACGATATTAAGGAGAAAAAAGAACTACTTCGAGACGAATTGGTCGAAGCTGATTTTGATGTACTTGAGCCCACCG AGTCAATCAACATGTTAAAATGTGATGGTCATGACGACGATGTTTACATCGACAACTGGAAGATGAGCTTCGATTACcgtcaaaagaaaatgtctGAATACGACTCATTCGACGACTTTATACATGAGTGGcctataataaaaaaagagataGGAATGTCGTTG ATCAATTTGGACTTTATAAAAATCCACGGAAACAGAGCAGTGCCATCCAAcaattggaatttatttttttccaataattgGAAATATATCGTAAGCAGTATAAACGCCAAAGGGCAGTGTTTTGCGAACAAAGTACATAAGCTCAAAG AATCATCAGCGAAAGATGCAGCATTGTCGCTCGTGCTGCATTATTTACTGCCACCAGCGTTTGCTGTTGGTCAGTGGAAACCCACATACAAGGACTCTCAGGACACATtcctaaaatttattaaaaatgagtCAATGGAAGCAGTAATCAATGCGCGGAACGAGACTTGCATGAATCGAGGAATCAAGTGGCATCCGTATATAATAGGACAGGGACGATCCgccagaaaaattaaaactttcatTGTTGTCATTCACGACACACAAATTCCATGCGAAGACTTTTTGACTGCACTGCAGTATTGCTTATATTTGTTTATATTGCTGGACATTCCGTACCCACCAGAGTCAAAAGCTGTTTGGTTGTTGGTAAATCGACTCTTTTTGAATGTAAAAGTGGAGTCTCTCTTAACTTCCAGAATATGTCAGCTAATTAATGacctaaaataa